GGGCCGCACGCCAAGGCCGAGCCCAGCGGCAGACAGAGGCTCAGGCAGAGCAGATGGCGGGGCCAGTTACGGGTCAACATGCGAACCTCCTTGATCAATAAATGCACAGCGCGCCCAACCGATGGCGCGCTGCCCGTCCGCCGGCAACCGGCCGTCGCGAAGGCGGGTGAAGGTAAGCAGATCCGGGCTTTGTTGCAACGAATAACCGGCGAGCGCATCGGAGCCTTCACAACCCCGGGCCTGCAAAGTGATCCGTGCGGGCCAAGCGCTGTCGAGGTTGCCACGGTTGTTCAGGGTGATGTCGTAGAGGCCGCTCTGCTCACGCAACGTAAGACCGAGCTGGCTGCTTAACGCATCGCCCCGGGCAACGGCGCGCAGCGTGGTCAGGCTCCAGGCGCGGCGGTCGTTGACCAGCGGCAGGCGAAACCAGATCAGCCCGGCCAGATGCTTTGGCGGATTTTCACGCAGTGCTTTGCCGAGTCGGCTCAGTTGCAGTGGAACGGCGAGCAGTTCACGGCGCTGCCCGCCACGCTCAAGCGGCACTTCACTTTCCACCACCGGCGCGCCGTCGACATCCGGCAACAGCGCCACACCGTAAGCGGGCAACGCCAGATAAAACGGTTTATCGGTGATTTCCCCCCAGGCCTCGGCCCAACGCCGCGCCTGCTCAGCGTCGAACAAACCGCGGCGCGGGTCACTGACGGCATGCACTTGCAGCACGCTGCTGTCGACTGTCGCCAGCAAGTTCGGCAATTGCGCACTGTCGAGCCAGGCCGGCAGCGCGGTGATGCTCAGAGGCAACGATTGCGGGAGTGCCGAGCGTAGATGAGTGAGGAATTCTGCATAGGCCGGCAGCCGCGCATTGCCGGCATCGTGGTCGATCTCCACGCCACTCAGGGTCAGGCCCTGCGCCTGCCAGTCACTGATGACCTGAAGGATCTGCGCCGTGACCTGCTGCTGATCCAGCGCCTTGAGTTGGCCGTCGAGACGAATCACCGCAATCAGTGGGCGGCCATCGCTTTTCAGCAACGGCGGGGCGATACGCGCGCGGCTCCATCCGGCATTCGGGAATGCCTGCAACGCCAGCACCCGCAAGGTGGAAAAATCACGTTGGCTATCGCGCAATGCCGCCTCATGGGCCGACGTCCACTGGCGTTGCCAGACGTAGAGTTGCTGATCGAGTGGCGCTGCGCTCTGCTGTTCACAGGCAGACAGCATGAGCAAAGCCAACAGACCGACGATAAAGCGCATACCTTGCAAACCCCTGACAGCACAGGGCTGCAAGGTTACACAAAACTCAGTTGCAAAAGCTTCAAGGCTTGCGGGCGATGATCACCTGACTTTTCGCCACGACCGCATCCAGCGCCTGCTTGATCTGCGCCCCGCGTGGCGAGTCCAGCACCGCTTGCCAGGTGTCGGCCCAATGATTGAGCAGTGGATGATCAGGGTTACTGAAATCGACCTTGGCTTCCCAGAACAACAACATCCACATCGACCAGTAAAAGCCGTACTGGCTGTGGCTGATGATCTCAAGGCCGGCCTCACTGACCATGGACTTGAACTGCTCTTCGCTGATGATCCGGATGTGGTTGGGTTTCTGAAAATACTCCGGCGCCGCGATGTCTTTTTGCAGGTCTTCGGAGCTGGGGTGCGGCACGCTCAACAGGTACAACGCGCCTGGCTTGCCGACGCGCACCAGCTCGGCGAGAAACTGCGCCGGGTCGTCGACGTGTTCAATGACTTCGGTGGACACCACGCGGGTCGCTGTCGCGTCGGCAATCGGCAACGGATTGCAATCGGTGACATGGCATTCGATATCGCGCGCCGGGGTGTCGCTCAGTCGCTGACGCGTCGCCTCGACCTTGGCGCCGTCGATGTCGGCAATGATGATCTTCGCCCCACGCATACCGCAGAAATGCACGTTGCCACCATCACCGCAGCCGACATCCAGGAGCGTGTCGTCAGCACTCACGGGAAAGCCTGTGAACAGCTCGCCGGTTGCCTGGTTGAACCAGCCGCTGAGCATCGCGTCGTGCAGGCCGAGCATGTACGGATCAGTCTTCTCGGCGACCGCAACGGAAGGCTGTGCAGACGTCGCCGCCGTGAGTTTCTTCAAAAGGCTCAGCATGAGGTGGCTCCAGAGGATGGGACGGCGGTGGGTGACGTACCGAGGCGTTTGACCAGTGCTGCGCCGCGGTTGCGCATAGGCATTTCGATGAAACGGTAATTGAGTTCGCTGAGCAGCGCGATCAGGCCGAAAGCGATTACCAGCGTCAGAATCGGATGGCCGGCAGGGCTTGGCAGACCGGCGCTCTGTAACCGGAAAATCAGTTCACGCACCAGTTGATAGGCCGGAATGTGGACCAGATAGATGCCGTAGGAGCGGCTGCCGATCCACGCCATCACCCGTTGCGCATGGCCGGCGGGCAACAGATAGTTGCGATTGTAAGAAGCAATCCAGACCAGCACCGCGCTGAGCAGCGCGATCGAACCGAGGCGGTAATTGGCGAAGGTGAACCGGTCGGTAGCCATGAAACTCATCAGCAAACCGGTAGCGATCAAGGCCAAAATCCCGACCCAGGGCCTGCGCAGACACGTCGGCTGCCAGCGCTGATAACCCGGCTGCGCACTCCACATTGCCAACAGCACGCCGAGAGCCAGGGCGTCGGTGCGCACGGCCATCAGCAATGGCGTGCGCATCGTGAAAATCTGCACGGCGACCAGCGCCAGCAATGCCCAGACCAGATGCTTGCGACAGAGCAGAATCAACAGCGGAAACAGCAGGTAGAACTGCTCCTCCAGTGACAGGCTCCAGTAGACGAAGCTGCTGCCGTACTCATAGTGAAAGAAGCTGTCTGCGAAACGGAAGTTGGCGTACTGCAACACACCCGCCAGCGTTGCTTGCAGGTTGGCGTACAGCGAACCGAACGCACCCGAACGATTGAGAAACACACACGCCAGCAGCATCAGAGCCAACCATAACCAGGCCGATGGCAACAGCCGAAAAGCCCGGCGCAGCCAGAAGTTGCGCGTCTGTTGCCAGTATTCCTGGCGGGTTGTGCACCCTTGCAGCGCCGGGATCAGGCCACGGGCGATGACAAAACCGGAGATGGCGAAAAACAGATCGACGCCCCACCACGGCTGGGCCCAGGCGTGAATTTTTTCCAGCAGCGGCACCGGGTCGGCAAACAGGCTGCCCTGCAAGTGATGGAACAGCACCCCCAGCACCGCGATCGCACGCAGGACCTCAATGTCCATGATCCGTTTGCTGTTCATGCTCCGGGGATTTCCACGGTCACACCACGGCGCTCGAACAACTGCGCAAAGAAAACCCGTAATCGCTGTTCAGCGACTGCCTGGCTGCAGAACGCTTGCAGGCTGCTGACCGCTTGCGCCGACATCCGGGCATAACGCGCCGGGTCGTTTTTTGCCACGGCATAACTCTCCCGATAGGCCGCGCACAACGACGCCCAGTTGGTCATGTAGCGCAGCGTACGAAAGGCCTTGCGCGGATCGTGCGGCCAGGCTGTGAGCTCATCGGTCGACTCGATCAGGAACGCATTTTCGGCGCTCAGGTAATCAATCATCGCGGTGGTGCGCGGGGCCACCGCCGGTTTGCCGCACGACATGAATTCCATCAGCGGCAAGCATTGGCCCTCGCCGTATGACGTATTCACTACATAACGAGTGGCCTGGACCAGCCGCTCGTAGTCGGGATCGGCAAGGTAGCCGTAGATCAGCACGATACGGCAGCGATAAGACTGATTTTTGTACAGGTGATGCAGGATGTCGCTCAGCGCTTCTTCGGCATCGTGGTGCGTGAGCTTGAGCACCAGCGTGGCGTCTTCGATGTCGCGAAAACTCACGCAGAACGCGCTGAGCATGTCTTCCCAATTCTTGCGCCCATCACCGGGATTGAACACTGAGGTGTACACCACACCGTCAAGCAGCAGCTCCTGCTCGGTAAGGGGTGCCTCAAAGTCGATGCCTTTGCCACTGCGCAAATGCATCGGGCCGAAGGCATTCAGATCCAGTTTTCGACTGTCGGCCACCAGGCCTTTGATCTTCAACCGCACCGTAGCCACCAGCGACTGCCCTTGCAACTGCGCGCCGCGGGCTGCGAAGCGATCCCATACCGGCGCTGGTACCGCGACAATCGGGTAATCAGCCTCCATTGCTTCGCGCACGGCGTTGACCGTGTAGCTGGAATGGGTAATGGCAGCACCACAAGCGTGCAGCACGGTGCGCCAGTCATTACGCGGTTCACCGGCAAACGGTTCGTTGGGGATCGTGCTGAATTCCCATGCAAACACCGGGAGCGTCGGACACGCCAGGTTCACCGGCGTGCGATGCGGTGGGGAAAAGGACAAGAACACACAGGGCTCGCCCCGAGCCAGACACTCCAGATAGAGCGCATCGACTTCGACCTGCGGGTCTGCCACTTCCACCACGCGTCCGAGGCGCTCGAGTACCGGGCGATACTCCTTGAGCACGAAGTAGTAGCTGTATTCCGAACGGCCCAGGTTCTGAGCGATGGTGTGCTGGTTGGTTTCCGAATGAATGATGATCAGCATGAAGCGTTATCCGTCACTGGCGCAGCATCCAGAGTGCGCGGCACAAGTCCGAAAAAATCAGCCATGCGCTTTTGCACTGGCGCGAACGCGCAGTAATCGTGCATGCGTGCAATCGCAGCAGCGGACATGCGCTGGTAATCCTCAGGCTGCGTTTTGGCCATTCGATAGCTGCTTTCATAAGCGCTTTTCAGCGAGCCCCAATCGGGCCGATGACGCAGTGTGCGATAGATGATGCGACTGTCTTGCGGCCAGATGGTGAGTTCTTCACTGGACTTGACCACGAGCGCCACCGACTCATCGATGTAGTCTTCCATGGCCGTGTGATCCGGTGCGATCACCGGTTTGCCGCTGGACAGAAACTCCATCAACGGCAGACACAGCCCTTCGCAACGCGAAGCGTTGACGTAGAAACTGGCGGCTGCATAAAGCCTGGTGTACTGCGCGTCGTCCAGATAACCGTGCATCACCACCACCCGGCAAGCAAAGGGTGAAAGCTGCGCGAGCAAGGTCATCATTTCGCTGTAGTACGACGCCAGATCGTTCTGGGTGATCTTCAGCACCAGTGTCGCATCGGCTCTTTCGCGCAAGGCCCAGCAGAACGCGGTGATCAGTTGATGCCAGTTCTTGCGGCCATCCTTGGGGTTGAACACGCTGACGTAGATCACGCCGTCGACCGCTATGTCGACCACCGACGAGGTGTCCGGCAGGTTCAGCGGCTCGGGTTCGATAACCGGTACCGGTTGCGGGCCGCAAATGGCCGGCAGGCGTTTCTCGAGCCAGCCGTGCAATACGTCCGGGACACGATCGCGAACTCCTTCCCAATACCAGTTGTGCAAAAACTTCGACCGCGGCAACGGTGGTGCGTAGTCGCGTCCTGCATTCAGCAACCACAGACGCAGGTAATGCCGGGCAATGATCAGGCGGCGTTTGAAGGTCAGCGGTGGCGGTCGGGCTGCCTCGAGCTCGGCGGCCAGAATTGCTTCCTGCTCGGCGGTCAGTGGTGTCGGGAGCAATGCATCGGCCGACAACCCGAGCGTTCGGGTATCGAAGATGCAGCCCTTGATGGAAAGCACCGCGCCGGGATTGATCGGCCTACAGACGTGTTGCTCGCGAATCGCCGCAAAGTTCTCCCACAGCGGCGTCGGCAACACCAACACTGGAAAGTCTTCGCCCATGGCCCGGCGAATGGCTCGGGCAGTGTGGCTCGACAAGGTGATGACCCGGCCCTGGCGCGCAAACATCTGCGTCCAGTCATGGCGCGGATCGTTGTCCCACTGCTCATCCGGGATCGAGTCAAACTCCCATGCCACGACGCAAATCGTCGGACACTCAAGTTCCGTGGGGGTTTTATGCGCAGGGGTGAACGACAGAAACACGCTGTCCTGGCCAGCCGCGCGCAGTTGCCGAAAAAGCGGATCGACTTCGGCGCTGGACGACACAATGTGCACCTGACCGAGACTCTCGAGTATCGGGCGATAGGCCTTGAGCACAAAGTAATAGCTGTATTCGGGACGTCCCAGGCTCTGGCTGATGGAGCGGTCGTTGACGTCCGAGTGAAGAATGAAATTCATGGCATCCCACGATGAAGCAGCCTTCCCGGCAGCCTCATGCTATGACGGCCCGGCGTCGGATCAAGTCGGCATCACTGGCGCTCGTCCTCCATCTTCAGGCACGTCTTTGTTCTTGTTTTAGTGGTCAGTTTCACCCCGTCGCACAATGCCCACGGTGAACCGACGGGAATGGCGACGAGGGGCATTCTAAACACATCCGTCGGGGATCCGTGAACCGCCCGGCGAGAATAAATCGGTCTACGCTTACGAGAACTGACCAGTCACGGTCTGGCCAGTTGAAATTGCTGTGCAATTGGCACAGATTGAAGACAAACAACTACAACAACTGACTTCGCCTGTCTTTTAGCCAGTTTTTCTTTTGGTCTGACAGATCTTTCCTCAAAGCCTGTGGGAAAGTGGCGCAAGTTCAAGACCAAGGGGTCGCTGTTTGAAAAAGCGTCTGTTCATCACGGGTCTCAGTGGCTTCGTGGGACAACATATACAGTCACGTCTGGCCTTGCCCGATTCGTCGTGGGAGCTGTTGCCTGCCGCATCGCCCTTCGACCTCACGGATGCCGGCAGCCTCAGCGACCTTTGGCCGCAGATGCCCGACGCGGTGGTTCATCTGGCCGGGCAAACCTTCGTCCCCGAAGCCTTCCGTGATCCGGCCCGCACCCTCGATATCAATGTTTTCGGCACCCTCAACCTGTTGCAGGCTCTCAAGGCGCGCGGCTTTGCCGGCACGTTCCTGTATGTCAGCTCCGGCGACGTTTATGGCCAGGTGGCCGAAAGCGATCTGCCGATCACCGAGCAACAACCGCCCTGCCCGCGCAACCCTTACGCGGTGAGCAAACTCTCGGCGGAATTCCTCAGCCTGCAATGGGGCCTGAGCGAACACTGGCCGGTGCTGGTCGCACGCCCGTTCAACCATATCGGCACCGGGCAGAAAGACAGCTTTGTCATCGCCAGCGCTGCGCGCCAGATCAGTCGCATCAAACAAGGCCTGCAAGCCCCGCAACTGGAAGTCGGCGACATCGACGTGACGCGTGATTTCCTCGATGTCGGCGACGTCGTATCGGCCTACTTCGCGCTGCTGGAAAAAGGCATTCCGGGGCAGGTCTACAACATCTGCTCGGGGCGCGAGCAAAGCATCCGCAGCCTGATCGAACAACTGGCCGATCTTGCCGAAGTCCAGATGCAACTGGTTCAGGATCCGGCGCGCATGCGTCGCGCCGATCAGCGCCGCGTTTGCGGCAGCCACGCAAAACTGGCCAAAACCACAGGATGGGCGCCAGACATCACCACACAACAATCCCTGCGGGCGATCCTGTCCGACTGGGAGACGCGAGTACGACAAGAATGACAAAAAGTGCACTGATCACAGGGATCACCGGCCAGGACGGCGCGTATCTAGCCAAATTGTTGCTCGACAAGGGCTACAAGGTTTATGGCTTCGTGGCACGGCGCAGCAGCGATTCACGCTGGCGCCTGCGCGAAATGGGCGTCGAAGCCGATATTGTCTATCTGGACGGTGACATGGCCGATGCCTGCTCGGTACAACGTGCGGTCATTCAATCGGCTCCGGACGAAATCTATAACCTCGCCGCGCAGAGTTTCGTCGCCGCCTCGTGGAATCAACCGGTGACCACCGGCATCGTCGATGGGCTGGGCGTTACTCATATCCTCGAAGCGATCCGCCAGTTCAGCCCGCACACCCGCTTCTATCAGGCCTCGACCAGTGAAATGTTTGGTCTGATCCAGGCTGAGCAACAGGACGAGAACACCCCGTTCTACCCACGCAGCCCATACGGCGTGGCCAAACTGTATGGCCACTGGATCACCGTCAACTACCGCGAAAGTTTCAACCTGCACGCCAGCAGCGGCATCCTGTTCAACCACGAATCGCCGCTGCGTGGCATCGAGTTCGTCACCCGCAAGGTCACCGATGCCGCAGCCCGCATCAAACAGGGCAAACAGCAGGAGCTGGCCCTGGGCAACATCGACGCCAAGCGCGACTGGGGGTTTGCCGGCGACTACGTCGAAGCCATGTGGCTGATGCTGCAACAAGACAAGCCAGACGATTTTGTGGTCGCCACCGGAGTCACTACCACGGTGCGGGAAATGTGCCGTATTGCCTTCGATCACGTCGGCCTCAACTACCGCGACTACGTGAAGATCGACCCGGCGTTCTTCCGTCCGGCTGAAGTCGAAGTGCTGCTCGGCAACCCGGCCAAGGCTCAGCGCGTGCTGGGCTGGAAGCCAAAAACCGACCTGGATACCTTGATCCGCATGATGATGGATGCGGACATGAAACGCGTCGCCAAGGAGTAGGCCATGCTGATCCCCGTGATTCTGTCCGGCGGTGCCGGCACCCGTTTGTGGCCGGTGTCCCGCGAGGGCCATCCCAAGCCGTTCATGACCCTGCCCGACGGCCAGTCGCTGCTGGGCAAGACTTACCAGCGTGCAGCAGCATTGCTGGACGGCTGGGGCGACATCGTCACGGTGACCAATCGCGAGTACTACTTCCAGAGCAAGGATCACTACTGCGCCGCCCACGTGTCGCGCCATCGCGGGCACTTCCTGCTGGAGCCGACCGGGCGCAACACTGCCCCGGCCATTGCCGCCGCTGCCCTTTCGCTGCAAGCGCTGCATGGCGACGACGCAATCATGGTGGTGATGCCCGCCGACCATTTGATCGTCAATCAGGACGCGCTGAAAAGTGCGGTCGAACACGCGGTCAATCTGGCCAGGGACGGTTACCTGGTAACTTTCGGTGTGCTGCCGACGGCCCCGGAAACCGGCTTCGGCTACATCGAAACCGGTGCGCCGCTGGACGCCAAAGGCGCGGCCAAGGTGCAGCGCTTCGTGGAAAAACCCGACCTGCAAACCGCCACGCATTACCTGGAGAGCGGCAACTTCCTGTGGAACTCGGGCATGTTCTGCTTCACTACCGCGACCGTGCTTGCCGAGCTGCAACTGCACGCGCCAGAACTGCTGGAGCAGACCCGCGCCTGCATGGCCGCCAGCGCCCCGTTGGAAACCGTCGGCTGCCTGCAACAGGAACTGTCGCCGGTGCTGTTCGCTGAAATCACCGACATTTCCATCGACTATGCGTTGATGGAACGCTCGGAAAAAGTCGTGGTGGTGCCCGCCGGTTTCGACTGGAGCGATATCGGTTCGTGGGGCGCGGTGGCCGCACTGGTGCCGGCCGATGCCGACAACAACCGCGCCAGCGGCGAAGCGATTTTCATCGACAGCCACAACAACTTCGTCCAGAGCGAAGGCCGGCTGGTAGCCGCCGTCGGTGTGGATAACCTGATCATCGTCGACACCGCCGATGCCGTGCTCGTGGCCCATGCCGACCGTGCGCAGGACGTGCGCCGCGTCGCCAAGCAGCTCAAGGACAAATCCCACGAAGCCTATCGCCTGCACCGCACCGTCAGCCGGCCCTGGGGCACCTACACCGTTCTCGAGGAAGGCCCGCGCTTCAAGATCAAACGCATCGTGGTCAAACCTGGCGGCAAGTTGTCCCTGCAAATGCACCATCACCGCAACGAACACTGGGTGGTGGTCGAAGGCATGGCCAAGGTGACCAACAATGGCTCCGGCACGACGCTGGTGGCCAAGAACGAATCGACCTTTATCGCCGCCGGCCACAAGCATCGCCTGGAAAACCCCGGGGTGATCGATCTGGTGATCATTGAAGTGCAAAGCGGCGAATACCTGGGAGAGGACGACATCGTCCGCTTCGAAGACCAATACGGCAGGACGGTTTGAATGCTGCTTTCCCTGTATCGCTCGCTGCACAGCTACCGTGGATTCATCCTCGGTAGCGTGCAACGAGAGTTTCAAGCACGTTACCGCAACTCGCTGTTCGGTGCTTTGTGGCCGATCTTCAATCCACTGTCGATGATCATTGTTTACACCGTGATTTTTTCCCACATCATGCGCGCCCGTCTGCCCGGCGTGGATGACAGCATGGCCTACAGCGTCTACCTCTGCGCCGGCCTGCTGGCGTGGGGGCTGTTTTCGGAGATCACCCTGCGCAGTCAGACCATGTTTCTGGACAACGCAAATCTGCTGAAGAAAATCAGCTTCCCGCGGATCTGCCTGCCGGTGATTGTGTTGATCAATGCCGGGATCAACTTCGCCATTATCATCGGGCTGTTTCTGGGCTTTTTGCTGTTGACCGGACGCTGGCCAGGCATGGCATTGCTGGCGTTGTTACCGTTGATAGCGCTGCAAATGATGTTCTGCGCAGGGCTGGGGATGGTCCTCGGCGTACTCAATGTGTTTTTCCGTGATGTCGGACAGCTCTTTGCCATCTGCTTGCAGTTCTGGTTCTGGCTGACGCCGATCGTGTATCCGATCAGCATCCTGCCGGAATGGGTGCAGCGTCTGCTGCAACTGAACCCGTTGACCAACCTGTTCAGCAGCTATCAGAACCTGTTTCTCTACGGTCAGTGGCCGGTCTGGAGTTCGCTGCTGCCGATCGCCATCACCGGGGCGGTCTTCTGCCTGATCGGGCTGCGGCTGTTTCGCCAGCGCGTCGGCGAAATGGTGGATGAACTCTGATGGGGCATATTCGCGTGACCGGCCTGAGCAAGGCCTACAAACAGTACCCCAACCGCTGGAGCCGACTGGCAGAGTGGCTGATCCCCTTCTCACCCATCCGTCATCGCCAGCACTGGGTGCTGCAAGACGTCGAATTCGAAATCGCCCCCGGAGAAGCCGTGGGCATCGTCGGCGCCAACGGGGCTGGCAAAAGCACCTTGCTGAAGATGATCACCGGCACCACGCAGCCCACTGCCGGCAAGATCGAACTGCAAGGTCGCGTGGCGGCACTACTGGAACTGGGCATGGGCTTTCACCCTGACTTTACCGGCCGGCAGAACGCAATCATGGCCGGCCAGTTGCTGGGAATGCAGCTCGAAGAAATCGAAGCACTGATGCCCGATATCGAGCACTTCGCCGAGATCGGCGACGCCATCGACCACCCGGTGCGCACCTACTCCAGCGGCATGCAGATGCGACTGGCGTTCAGCGTTGCCACCGCGCGGCGCCCGGACATTCTGATCGTTGATGAAGCGCTGTCAGTGGGCGACGCTTATTTCCAGCACAAAAGCTTCGAGCGCATCCGCAGCTTCCGCAAGGCCGGGACAACCCTGCTGATCGTGTCCCATGACCGCTCGGCCATTCAGTCGATCTGCGACTCGGCGATCCTGCTCAAGGACGGTCGCATGGCCATGTACGGTAAACCCGAAGCCGTGCTCGATTACTACAACGCGCTGATGGCTGAACGCGAAGGTCAGGTGGTGCGCCAGGAAATGCTCGCCGGTGGTGAAGTGCAGACCGTTTCCGGCACCGGCGAAGCGGCGATTCTCGGCGTGCGCCTGCTCGATGAACACGATCACAGCATCGACGCCGCCGAGGTCGGGCAACCGGTGGTGCTGGAGGTACAGGTTGAAGTACGCAAGGACATCGAGCGGCTGGTACTGGGTTTCATCCTCAAGGATCGGCTGGGGCAAATGATGTACGGCATCAACACCCACCGTCTGAACAAGGCGCTGACCGACCTGCATGCCGGTGAACGTTTTACTTACCGTTTCGCCTTCATCATGGGCCTTGGCAAGGGTAATTATTCGGTGTCGCTGAGCCTGTCGCGGCTGGACTCACATTTGGACCGCAACTTTGAATGGCGTGACTACGGCTTGGTGTTCCATGTGATCAACAATCGCAAGGAAGACTTCGTCGGTTGTTCATGGCTGGACGCGCAAACCACGATCACTCGTGATACGCCGGCCAGGATCACCGAGCGCGCGCCATGAGCCGATTATTGGTGGAATGCACCCACGTATTCAAACACCCAAGGATCAACTCCGGAATACAGCGGGTGGTGCGCAATGTCATCAATCAACTGCCGCCGAGTGTCGACGGCGTTGAATGTTTGCCGGTCATTTTGCTCAACGGCCAACTCTATCGAGTGACACGTCTGGCGCCGTTGGACACCCCGGGGTTCAACGCACTGGCGACCTTTGGCGAAAGGCTGCAACGCCTTGCCCATCGGTTCTGGCAATGGCATCAGCGGGTCGACGCCGACCGCACCTCGAAACTGGCGCGACGGCTCCTGTATGTCGGCTATCGCCTGACGGCGTTCGCTGCGTTCGGCCTGCCACTGCGCCTGATCAATCAGATCAATCGCACGCAGCTACTCAAACGTTGTTCACCTCTACAACACCTGCCGGGCGATCAACTGGTGCTGCTGGATTCGTCATGGCACTCGGATTTTTTCGCCCACATCGAGCAGCTCAAACGCGACGGTGTCGGCATGATTGCCGTGATCTACGATTTGATCCCGCTGACTCACCCACAGTTTTACGACACACGTCTGGTCGAGGTTTTCAGCGAGTGGTTTGACTGGATCACCCGCACGGCCGATGGCTACATGGCGATTTCCGCCACGGTGCGAGATCAGGTGTGTGAAGAACTGCAGCGGCGGATCGGCGTCGAGCAGACCGACAAGCGTTGGTTCGATTTCTTTCACCTGGGCAGTGAACTCGATCTGCACAGCATCGAAACGACAGTCGACCCGCGCCTCAAGTCTTTGTTCGCCACACCTGAGTCGGTATTCCTGATGGTCAGCACCATCGAGCCGCGCAAGAACCACGCGTACCTGCTCGACGCCTTCGAGCGCGCCTGGGCGGCCGGTTCAACCGCACGGCTGTGCATCGCCGGACGGGTCGGCTGGAAATGCGAAGCCCTGCTTGCCCGGGTGCGTAATCATCCAGAACTGAACCGGCGTCTGTTCATGTTCAACGAACTCAACGACACCAGCCTGGAACACGCCTATTCCCACGCCAGTGCGTTGGTCTTCCCATCGTTTGTCGAAGGTTTTGGCCTGCCGCTGGTGGAAGCCATGCAGCGCGGCTTGCCGGCAATGGGCAGCGACATCGCGGTGTTCCGCGAAATCGGCGGCGAGTTCATGGCGTACTTCGATCTGCAGGACCCACAGAGCCTTGCCAGTCTGATCAACACCTTCGAGCGCACCGGCCAGTTCCCCGCTGCCCGCGATGTCGCCGATTGGCAGTGGATCGGCTGGCGGGAAGCCAGTCTGCAACTGGCCGAACGCAGTGTGCGCAATGTCCTTCAAGCGCCAGCGGCGCCAGCGAGGCAACATGCGCATTGCCCTTAATGCTCGGATTCTCCAGGCGCCGCGCACCGGCATCGGGCACTACGTCGCCGAACTGGTCAACGCCTTGCGCAGCGAACCTGATATTGAAGTGACGTTATTTCACGGCTGGGGCTGGAGTTCAGCGTTGCCGGAAGCCGCCATGCCCGGTTATTCGCGGTTGACGCCCCTGCTGCGGCAGATTCCCGGGGCTTATCAGGCACGCCGCTGGCTGGA
The sequence above is drawn from the Pseudomonas sp. FP2196 genome and encodes:
- a CDS encoding GDP-mannose 4,6-dehydratase; translated protein: MKKRLFITGLSGFVGQHIQSRLALPDSSWELLPAASPFDLTDAGSLSDLWPQMPDAVVHLAGQTFVPEAFRDPARTLDINVFGTLNLLQALKARGFAGTFLYVSSGDVYGQVAESDLPITEQQPPCPRNPYAVSKLSAEFLSLQWGLSEHWPVLVARPFNHIGTGQKDSFVIASAARQISRIKQGLQAPQLEVGDIDVTRDFLDVGDVVSAYFALLEKGIPGQVYNICSGREQSIRSLIEQLADLAEVQMQLVQDPARMRRADQRRVCGSHAKLAKTTGWAPDITTQQSLRAILSDWETRVRQE
- a CDS encoding acyltransferase; protein product: MNSKRIMDIEVLRAIAVLGVLFHHLQGSLFADPVPLLEKIHAWAQPWWGVDLFFAISGFVIARGLIPALQGCTTRQEYWQQTRNFWLRRAFRLLPSAWLWLALMLLACVFLNRSGAFGSLYANLQATLAGVLQYANFRFADSFFHYEYGSSFVYWSLSLEEQFYLLFPLLILLCRKHLVWALLALVAVQIFTMRTPLLMAVRTDALALGVLLAMWSAQPGYQRWQPTCLRRPWVGILALIATGLLMSFMATDRFTFANYRLGSIALLSAVLVWIASYNRNYLLPAGHAQRVMAWIGSRSYGIYLVHIPAYQLVRELIFRLQSAGLPSPAGHPILTLVIAFGLIALLSELNYRFIEMPMRNRGAALVKRLGTSPTAVPSSGATSC
- a CDS encoding DUF3142 domain-containing protein, encoding MRFIVGLLALLMLSACEQQSAAPLDQQLYVWQRQWTSAHEAALRDSQRDFSTLRVLALQAFPNAGWSRARIAPPLLKSDGRPLIAVIRLDGQLKALDQQQVTAQILQVISDWQAQGLTLSGVEIDHDAGNARLPAYAEFLTHLRSALPQSLPLSITALPAWLDSAQLPNLLATVDSSVLQVHAVSDPRRGLFDAEQARRWAEAWGEITDKPFYLALPAYGVALLPDVDGAPVVESEVPLERGGQRRELLAVPLQLSRLGKALRENPPKHLAGLIWFRLPLVNDRRAWSLTTLRAVARGDALSSQLGLTLREQSGLYDITLNNRGNLDSAWPARITLQARGCEGSDALAGYSLQQSPDLLTFTRLRDGRLPADGQRAIGWARCAFIDQGGSHVDP
- a CDS encoding glycosyltransferase, with the protein product MNFILHSDVNDRSISQSLGRPEYSYYFVLKAYRPILESLGQVHIVSSSAEVDPLFRQLRAAGQDSVFLSFTPAHKTPTELECPTICVVAWEFDSIPDEQWDNDPRHDWTQMFARQGRVITLSSHTARAIRRAMGEDFPVLVLPTPLWENFAAIREQHVCRPINPGAVLSIKGCIFDTRTLGLSADALLPTPLTAEQEAILAAELEAARPPPLTFKRRLIIARHYLRLWLLNAGRDYAPPLPRSKFLHNWYWEGVRDRVPDVLHGWLEKRLPAICGPQPVPVIEPEPLNLPDTSSVVDIAVDGVIYVSVFNPKDGRKNWHQLITAFCWALRERADATLVLKITQNDLASYYSEMMTLLAQLSPFACRVVVMHGYLDDAQYTRLYAAASFYVNASRCEGLCLPLMEFLSSGKPVIAPDHTAMEDYIDESVALVVKSSEELTIWPQDSRIIYRTLRHRPDWGSLKSAYESSYRMAKTQPEDYQRMSAAAIARMHDYCAFAPVQKRMADFFGLVPRTLDAAPVTDNASC
- a CDS encoding class I SAM-dependent methyltransferase — protein: MLSLLKKLTAATSAQPSVAVAEKTDPYMLGLHDAMLSGWFNQATGELFTGFPVSADDTLLDVGCGDGGNVHFCGMRGAKIIIADIDGAKVEATRQRLSDTPARDIECHVTDCNPLPIADATATRVVSTEVIEHVDDPAQFLAELVRVGKPGALYLLSVPHPSSEDLQKDIAAPEYFQKPNHIRIISEEQFKSMVSEAGLEIISHSQYGFYWSMWMLLFWEAKVDFSNPDHPLLNHWADTWQAVLDSPRGAQIKQALDAVVAKSQVIIARKP
- a CDS encoding glycosyltransferase → MLIIIHSETNQHTIAQNLGRSEYSYYFVLKEYRPVLERLGRVVEVADPQVEVDALYLECLARGEPCVFLSFSPPHRTPVNLACPTLPVFAWEFSTIPNEPFAGEPRNDWRTVLHACGAAITHSSYTVNAVREAMEADYPIVAVPAPVWDRFAARGAQLQGQSLVATVRLKIKGLVADSRKLDLNAFGPMHLRSGKGIDFEAPLTEQELLLDGVVYTSVFNPGDGRKNWEDMLSAFCVSFRDIEDATLVLKLTHHDAEEALSDILHHLYKNQSYRCRIVLIYGYLADPDYERLVQATRYVVNTSYGEGQCLPLMEFMSCGKPAVAPRTTAMIDYLSAENAFLIESTDELTAWPHDPRKAFRTLRYMTNWASLCAAYRESYAVAKNDPARYARMSAQAVSSLQAFCSQAVAEQRLRVFFAQLFERRGVTVEIPGA